The window ATTTTGTCATACCCTAAAATAACATGTTTTGGCATGTTACCCAACCTGCCCATTTTACCATACCCTGGCCTAAAATTTACCTGCCCTAAAAGTTGTATCACATTATTATTACCTTAGTACGCGAACGAGTACATGTGGTTTGTTTGCTTTGGACTTCTTTTGGTGATACTTGCAACTCCTTTGTGAGGTCAGAAGTTCCAACAGACAACGGACTTGGGGCAAGGGTATAATAGACATTTGACGCtggttgtggttgtggttgtgtCTCGGGTATAATATTAGTAGGGATCATTAAGTCGAAaccaaatattctacaactcgaaaTACTTTCTGCTACTTTCTTCAACTCAACTGAATCGTTATTATTATTAGTGTTTTTCATGGTTTCTTGATGCGATGGGACAGATGATAGCCACCCTGTGTCCATTTGAGGGGGTGTGAAATTACTCATCTGCCCTTCAGGAGGCCTAGGCCTTTTACTTTTTGGTGGTTGGAGTGACGTTGTGGGGGGGATCGAAGGAGGAGGAGGAGTTGCGAATGGTTCAATCTCCCATGGAGAAACCCTTTCAGGTCTAGTAATAGATGCAGCTTCATCCCATTCAACCTGTCAATTGtttcaaatatattttttcatttaCAAACAAATTAAATATATCAATTCATATTATTTAACCTCAAAATATTAACCTTCAATGAACGCCATTTAGAAAGCTCCCACTGGGGAGATATATCTTCAACTCCAACTATTGTCCCTGTAAACCTAATTTTTTTCAACAAATTCCACCATTAAAATCATATctcaaaaccaaaaaaaatacaaataactttatatacatATTATAACTTACCTTCTTTCAGGAGAATCCTCACCCTCAAATGGCATCTTAAATCGCATCCCAACACTAAACTTGTTGTTTATAGCTTCTATATACTTGTTCAAGCCTATGATGAACTGACTTGTACTGAAATTTTTTCAAAATGTTAAAGAAAACTCGATCAAGATCcgatttttaaaatgcaaaaatgatgttttatatttattatacctTGGTTTATAGTAAACAACAAAACGGGTTTGTGTTGAAACAGCATGTGATGCAGTTGCAAGAACTCCAAGGTGCATGCTTTGGCTTGAAATTACTGAAGAGGGCATTGAGCTTTGTTGGCGTGTAAATCGTCTGACACCTACCCGTAATTCGCCATTTTCGCCCCTATGAAAAGGGTAAATTAGGAAAAGCCATTACATTTTGGTTTTTTATGTAATTTGGACTTATAATAAGATATGTGAATGAAAGTAtgaaaacaagcaaacaacaacaATAAGACAAAGTTTTTACCTAAGGAAAACAAAGGAATCCCCAGCCACTAATCTTTTACAAGTTACAAAAGTACTCCATCCTGTTGTTAGCAAATGCCTTCGTGGTTGACCTGtcaaatcaaataatttttttttctcaagaACACATGTCATATACTCATATTCACATTATATAAATCATTTTGTGGTTTTAGGGTTTATAGTGACCTCTAAAGATATGTTTAAATCGCCATTCTGTGCCATGAAGATCCTTGGCTACTAACTCTTGTGTTGGTGTTGGTTGAGTCATGTCCTAAACAAATTCAATGGAtttaaacatcaaaatcaaaagataaacatatggattttgtgtgtgtgtgtgtgtgtgtgtgtgtgtgtgtgtgtggaattTACCAAGGGAGGTAGGCATTCATTTGCATGCTTTCGAAGCACTGAAAATCCACCATGAGTACTTGTATCTGAAGCTGTCAAGACTTTACAGAAAGAGTGAACATTTGGTCTTTGAGGCTCTTCAAGGGATTCATCGGGACTTGTAGGATCGCTATCACTTTGCTACAGATTGTTGTGAAAAATCATAAATATGGTTCTTTATAAACTTTTTACAAAAATTGAAGAGTATTAGAACTGAAATCTTACATTTTGTTCTGGAAGTAGAGTGATCTGTGCATAAACTTCATCTGTTTCTTGTTCGGCCTAATAACAAGATGCCAAAATTTGAGAAATTTTCAGAGATTGAAGAACGTGTGTTTGCAGATGAATCTAGAAATGAACAAACATTGTGACAGAAAGATGTTACGTACCAGTAATTGAGTATGAACAACGCGACAAAGGATCTTTGATTTGAGATTGAAGAGAGGAATTCTTTGGTTAAGTTCCTGATTTGTTGATGCCTCCAACTAAATCCACCCAAAAAAAGAAATAGAACAATTATAGCAAATTAAAAACTTGCACGATCAAAAGAAATTTGTGAAAATAAGAAATCTGAATTTTCAAACAAAAGGGAAAGATAATGTTTTACTTGTTCCATGTGGCCTTGAGGAAAGTAGAAAACTCTCTCTCCATCTCTTGGAACATCCACTAGTGGGCCCGTACATGCCTTCCATAGCTCCTTATACAGCAGGTCTTCAcaaaaagaaaattgaaaaaaGAACACACATCAATTTGACAATTCCTACAGAAAACTGCACATTTTTAGCACTAAATCCGCACCAATAATTGATAAAAACAAAAGGAATATCGAGTTTTCAGCATGTATTATGAAAGAAACGAAAACTCCAAATCAATAATATGTGAGGAACCAGGGAAAGGATAGCATAAGTACAGAAAACAAACAAACAGAATTAGTGAAGGAGTTTTGGAATTTCACCTTCAGACGAGAGAAAAGTTGACCCTCGATTCTCCATGATTATAACCAGAACAAACTCCGCACGTAACACAAAGTCTTGTAAAACACAAATCTCGAAGAAATCAAActaccaaaatcatcaaatttttCCTCATTACAAGCGTATTCATTGCAATGATAACTGATTAAGTCTCATTTTCAGTACAAAAATAACCAGCTCAGGTTAAACCCTAAAACCACCAATCTTAGGCTACAAACACACAGATCGGAAAACCACAGCAGTTTATGATGCAATTTTTTCCTTCTTTCGTTCAAAAACTCATGAAATGTAAAAATGGCATGAGAGCAGCTTAATTATACGCCTTGATtccttcactttctctctctaaaacactTTTGCTGTCGCTTTCTCTCACTGTGAGCCTTTGTTTGTCTCCTTTCGTGGTGGTGTGTAGTGCGTGAGCCTAACCTTATTAACCATGGTTGAGTTAGGTCTCCCCGTTGTTGTAGTACGTTGTCCTAAAGCAATTTGAGTAAAAAAAAATTCCgtttaatgtttttataaatattaaatataataatttatgtttattgTTATAGTAATTATGTTggtgaataattataaaaacatataaattgttctaca of the Lactuca sativa cultivar Salinas chromosome 6, Lsat_Salinas_v11, whole genome shotgun sequence genome contains:
- the LOC111898759 gene encoding auxin response factor 9 isoform X1; this translates as MENRGSTFLSSEDLLYKELWKACTGPLVDVPRDGERVFYFPQGHMEQLEASTNQELNQRIPLFNLKSKILCRVVHTQLLAEQETDEVYAQITLLPEQNQSDSDPTSPDESLEEPQRPNVHSFCKVLTASDTSTHGGFSVLRKHANECLPPLDMTQPTPTQELVAKDLHGTEWRFKHIFRGQPRRHLLTTGWSTFVTCKRLVAGDSFVFLRGENGELRVGVRRFTRQQSSMPSSVISSQSMHLGVLATASHAVSTQTRFVVYYKPSTSQFIIGLNKYIEAINNKFSVGMRFKMPFEGEDSPERRFTGTIVGVEDISPQWELSKWRSLKVEWDEAASITRPERVSPWEIEPFATPPPPSIPPTTSLQPPKSKRPRPPEGQMSNFTPPQMDTGWLSSVPSHQETMKNTNNNNDSVELKKVAESISSCRIFGFDLMIPTNIIPETQPQPQPASNVYYTLAPSPLSVGTSDLTKELQVSPKEVQSKQTTCTRSRTKVQMQGMAVGRAVDLTVLNGYDELINELEEMFEIKGQLYPRNQWEIVFTDDEGDMMLMGDDPWQEFCGMVKRILVCSSQDVKKMRVGSSSKLPISYTDNEVSGVSLEAAEN
- the LOC111898759 gene encoding auxin response factor 9 isoform X2, which encodes MEQLEASTNQELNQRIPLFNLKSKILCRVVHTQLLAEQETDEVYAQITLLPEQNQSDSDPTSPDESLEEPQRPNVHSFCKVLTASDTSTHGGFSVLRKHANECLPPLDMTQPTPTQELVAKDLHGTEWRFKHIFRGQPRRHLLTTGWSTFVTCKRLVAGDSFVFLRGENGELRVGVRRFTRQQSSMPSSVISSQSMHLGVLATASHAVSTQTRFVVYYKPSTSQFIIGLNKYIEAINNKFSVGMRFKMPFEGEDSPERRFTGTIVGVEDISPQWELSKWRSLKVEWDEAASITRPERVSPWEIEPFATPPPPSIPPTTSLQPPKSKRPRPPEGQMSNFTPPQMDTGWLSSVPSHQETMKNTNNNNDSVELKKVAESISSCRIFGFDLMIPTNIIPETQPQPQPASNVYYTLAPSPLSVGTSDLTKELQVSPKEVQSKQTTCTRSRTKVQMQGMAVGRAVDLTVLNGYDELINELEEMFEIKGQLYPRNQWEIVFTDDEGDMMLMGDDPWQEFCGMVKRILVCSSQDVKKMRVGSSSKLPISYTDNEVSGVSLEAAEN